A section of the Rubritalea squalenifaciens DSM 18772 genome encodes:
- the cdaA gene encoding diadenylate cyclase CdaA, translated as MDFILNHWKDGIEILILWVGIYQIYRAFRATRGARILVGIIMILAVVTSLAFILELRVIGWILIHSTLWIAFALVIIFQPELRTALAKLGSSRLFSFSKTQRLEFTGVFASAVIQLSKKRIGALFALEREISLKEHQDTGVILDAEFSPELALTVFFPKTALHDGGMILSQGRMAAAGCVFPVSQKEMNDRTLGLRHRAAVGLTEETDAVAVVVSEETGAISVAINGDLERNLSEEEFREMLEAIFLPEESQDDEDVQETLDSEDHSIDPSDSDLVSDKS; from the coding sequence ATGGACTTTATTCTCAATCACTGGAAAGACGGGATAGAGATTCTCATTCTCTGGGTGGGAATCTACCAAATCTATCGTGCTTTCCGGGCCACGCGAGGAGCCCGCATTTTGGTGGGTATCATCATGATTCTCGCGGTTGTTACCTCGCTTGCTTTCATTCTGGAATTGAGAGTGATCGGCTGGATTTTGATCCACTCTACACTCTGGATTGCCTTTGCCTTGGTGATTATCTTCCAGCCTGAGCTTAGGACGGCATTGGCCAAGCTAGGTAGTAGCCGTCTGTTTTCATTCTCTAAAACTCAGCGGCTGGAGTTCACCGGCGTATTTGCTTCGGCCGTCATTCAGCTTTCCAAGAAGAGGATCGGCGCGCTCTTCGCCTTGGAGCGTGAGATTAGTCTCAAAGAGCACCAGGATACCGGCGTGATTCTAGATGCAGAGTTTTCGCCAGAGCTTGCTCTGACAGTGTTTTTCCCGAAAACTGCCTTGCATGATGGCGGAATGATTTTGTCCCAGGGGCGTATGGCTGCGGCTGGTTGTGTATTCCCAGTGAGTCAAAAAGAGATGAATGACCGCACATTGGGGTTGAGGCACAGGGCGGCTGTTGGTCTGACCGAAGAAACTGATGCTGTAGCCGTAGTTGTCAGTGAGGAGACTGGGGCGATTTCTGTAGCCATTAATGGCGATCTCGAGAGGAATTTGTCTGAAGAGGAGTTCCGTGAAATGCTTGAGGCGATATTCTTACCGGAGGAAAGTCAAGATGATGAAGATGTTCAAGAAACACTGGATAGCGAAGATCACAGCATTGATCCTAGCGATAGCGATCTGGTTTCTGATAAAAGTTGA
- a CDS encoding ubiquinone/menaquinone biosynthesis methyltransferase, translating to MQDPDFVKNAFSKIADRYVVTNHVLSMGTDILWRKRVGQIVIEWAPEKILDVATGTGDLALELQRVCPDAEVVGSDFCPEMLAHAAKRGVAQTMVVDAMNMPFGGNECDVLTVAFGLRNMSSYPGALQEMCRVIKPGGHLLVLDFSLPGGLLRKPYEFYLNNVLPKIAGLLTSEEGAYSYLAGSIGSFPSGDEMCKLIEGQGFLEAHCEPLSGGIASIYTATKA from the coding sequence ATGCAGGATCCTGATTTTGTAAAAAACGCTTTCAGCAAGATCGCTGATCGCTACGTAGTGACGAATCACGTGCTTAGTATGGGCACAGACATTCTCTGGAGAAAGAGAGTGGGGCAGATTGTGATCGAATGGGCACCGGAGAAAATTCTTGATGTAGCTACAGGTACAGGTGATCTGGCTCTTGAGCTGCAGCGTGTGTGTCCTGATGCGGAAGTGGTAGGCTCTGATTTCTGTCCTGAGATGCTGGCTCATGCAGCCAAGCGTGGAGTGGCTCAGACGATGGTCGTGGATGCCATGAATATGCCATTCGGGGGCAATGAGTGTGATGTGTTAACAGTTGCCTTTGGATTGCGAAACATGTCCAGTTATCCGGGTGCACTGCAGGAAATGTGCCGCGTTATCAAGCCTGGTGGTCATCTGCTGGTGCTTGATTTTTCTCTTCCAGGCGGCCTGCTGCGCAAGCCCTATGAGTTCTACTTGAACAATGTTTTGCCAAAGATTGCAGGGTTGCTGACTAGTGAAGAAGGGGCTTACAGTTATTTGGCAGGTTCGATTGGCTCATTTCCAAGTGGAGATGAGATGTGCAAGCTGATAGAGGGTCAGGGTTTTCTAGAAGCGCACTGTGAGCCACTCAGTGGAGGTATTGCCTCCATCTATACGGCTACGAAAGCCTAG
- a CDS encoding GNAT family N-acetyltransferase, which yields MIDMLVNLYELPDSREIYEKVEQQGITLRRARAYERHIVAEWVGRHFSPKWVSEVKIAFSRQPVACFIATKDKEILGFACIETTAKGFYGPTGVGEAARGTGIGKALLFMCMEALRESGYVYGVIGGVGPREFYEKVCGATEIPNSDPGIYRDILPG from the coding sequence ATGATAGACATGTTGGTGAACCTATACGAGTTGCCTGATTCTCGTGAGATATACGAGAAAGTCGAGCAACAGGGGATTACTCTCCGCAGAGCTCGTGCTTATGAGAGGCACATTGTAGCCGAATGGGTTGGCCGGCATTTCTCGCCTAAATGGGTGAGTGAGGTGAAAATTGCGTTCTCACGTCAGCCTGTGGCTTGTTTTATCGCCACCAAGGATAAGGAGATTCTGGGGTTTGCCTGCATAGAGACGACAGCAAAAGGCTTCTATGGTCCAACAGGAGTTGGTGAAGCGGCCAGAGGGACAGGGATTGGCAAGGCCTTGTTGTTTATGTGCATGGAGGCCCTGCGTGAAAGTGGTTATGTCTATGGCGTCATCGGTGGTGTGGGGCCGCGTGAGTTCTATGAAAAAGTTTGTGGGGCTACTGAAATACCTAACAGTGACCCGGGAATCTACAGAGACATTTTACCTGGATAA
- a CDS encoding OmpH family outer membrane protein gives MKNILKSICIVAAFAISIGSAAAQNLKIATVDMQKLFNEYHLTQTTQEKVKVDQARIQQENGERLKKIRDLQAKIENLSKQKQDPTVSDKKRVELEREIQMRVSEGNAADNERRQWLARRNKALNENIVAEMRSILGEIREKVEAHARENDFDLVLDKSARSANQVETFVFVKDKFDITAQLLETLNKNAPAKPAEGDKAGE, from the coding sequence ATGAAAAACATCCTCAAATCCATCTGCATCGTAGCGGCTTTCGCCATTAGCATCGGTTCAGCGGCAGCTCAGAATCTTAAAATTGCAACTGTGGACATGCAGAAGCTTTTCAACGAGTACCACTTAACCCAAACAACTCAAGAAAAGGTAAAGGTGGACCAAGCGCGCATTCAGCAAGAGAACGGCGAGCGTCTCAAGAAGATCAGAGATCTTCAGGCCAAGATCGAGAACCTCAGCAAGCAGAAGCAGGATCCTACAGTCAGCGACAAGAAGCGTGTTGAGCTTGAGCGTGAAATTCAGATGCGAGTCAGCGAAGGTAATGCTGCCGACAACGAGCGCCGCCAGTGGCTTGCTCGACGCAATAAGGCTCTCAATGAGAACATTGTTGCTGAAATGCGCTCCATTCTCGGTGAGATCAGAGAGAAAGTAGAAGCTCACGCCCGTGAGAATGATTTCGACCTCGTTCTTGATAAGTCTGCACGCAGTGCCAACCAGGTAGAAACTTTCGTCTTCGTTAAAGACAAGTTCGACATCACTGCTCAGCTCCTTGAGACACTCAACAAGAATGCTCCAGCTAAGCCTGCAGAAGGTGACAAGGCTGGTGAATAA
- the panC gene encoding pantoate--beta-alanine ligase — translation MKRACTIEELHDSLPLTEHKTVLVPTMGALHEGHFSLIRKAREIAGPHGRVAVSIFVNPIQFDRESDLASYPCTLDKDLEACQKLGVDIVFTPEAESVYHPDRSITIHETSLSKLLCGATREGHFDGVCTVVAKLFNLFRPTDAVFGKKDYQQLAIIHRLVRDLNIPVTIHGAETVREEDGLALSSRNVRLTQLNREQAPIIREALVAARNAVDAGEKSADVVKSIALNTINAVSTIPRIDYLECVDAETLEAVESIDKLTLLATAVFFGDVRLIDNIELEPQG, via the coding sequence ATGAAAAGAGCCTGCACCATTGAGGAACTCCACGATTCTCTGCCACTTACAGAGCATAAAACCGTTCTCGTACCCACCATGGGAGCCCTGCATGAGGGCCATTTCAGCTTGATACGCAAAGCACGCGAGATCGCCGGCCCGCATGGCCGTGTTGCGGTATCCATCTTTGTGAACCCCATTCAGTTTGATCGTGAAAGCGACTTAGCATCCTACCCTTGTACCCTGGATAAAGACTTGGAAGCTTGTCAGAAACTCGGAGTCGATATTGTTTTCACACCAGAAGCCGAATCCGTCTATCACCCGGATAGATCTATCACCATCCATGAGACCTCTCTATCCAAACTCCTCTGTGGAGCTACCCGAGAAGGTCACTTCGATGGTGTCTGCACCGTCGTGGCCAAGCTTTTCAATCTCTTTCGCCCCACCGATGCGGTCTTTGGCAAGAAAGACTATCAACAGCTAGCAATCATTCATCGATTGGTGCGCGATCTCAATATTCCCGTCACGATCCATGGAGCTGAGACAGTCAGAGAAGAAGATGGACTAGCACTCTCCTCTCGCAATGTACGCCTCACCCAGTTGAACCGAGAGCAGGCACCGATTATACGCGAAGCACTTGTTGCAGCGCGCAATGCGGTGGATGCCGGAGAGAAAAGTGCCGATGTCGTGAAGAGCATCGCACTCAATACGATAAACGCGGTGAGCACTATTCCACGCATTGACTATTTGGAATGTGTCGATGCCGAGACTTTGGAGGCAGTCGAGTCTATCGACAAACTCACCCTGCTAGCGACGGCTGTCTTCTTCGGCGATGTCAGACTTATCGACAATATCGAGCTTGAGCCTCAAGGCTAA
- the bioD gene encoding dethiobiotin synthase, whose protein sequence is MSKGLFITGTDTDAGKTYVSSLIIRALRQERVDAVGYKPICCGDRNDALEMVDASGEVLTADQANPIWLKTPAAPHVAAMFENSPIDKEVISAGHKALADKHEVVITEGVGGWLVPIHGMEFSVAEMAKEIGHPVIIVVGNKLGALNHTLLTVEAMRSRGIEPAGLVFNNLIDELDTATITNKGIVEDMCGVEVITDVIRGQTEIESWPFMDLLGL, encoded by the coding sequence ATGAGCAAGGGACTATTTATCACCGGGACAGATACGGACGCAGGAAAAACCTACGTTAGCTCACTGATTATCAGGGCTCTCAGACAGGAGCGTGTTGATGCTGTGGGCTACAAGCCGATTTGTTGTGGTGATCGCAATGATGCGCTGGAGATGGTGGACGCTAGTGGTGAGGTGCTTACAGCTGATCAGGCTAACCCTATCTGGTTAAAAACGCCGGCTGCGCCGCATGTGGCCGCCATGTTTGAGAACAGCCCGATTGATAAAGAGGTTATTTCAGCTGGCCACAAGGCTCTTGCGGACAAGCACGAGGTAGTGATCACCGAGGGTGTAGGGGGTTGGCTGGTTCCGATTCATGGTATGGAGTTTTCCGTGGCTGAGATGGCCAAGGAGATTGGCCATCCTGTGATCATCGTGGTGGGAAACAAACTTGGTGCGCTGAATCATACTCTGCTCACTGTTGAGGCGATGAGGTCCCGTGGTATCGAGCCTGCGGGCTTGGTGTTTAACAATCTTATTGATGAACTGGATACCGCGACCATCACGAACAAAGGTATTGTAGAAGACATGTGCGGCGTTGAGGTGATTACAGACGTGATTCGAGGTCAGACTGAAATCGAGAGCTGGCCGTTCATGGATCTTTTAGGTTTATAA
- a CDS encoding metal-dependent hydrolase, producing MNTLTHALLPAIVAGLCNKSYAAPVKRKKLFTGREILLIALLGAAPDILNPHITLAARYTSWSHSIAVLLPLSMLLVLCSGLFRKLRPRLIPWLLGAYALHLACDAITGGIAWAYPFSSHIIGKTYISFIYWIPIDLTLSIVAYFLFRALPNYMESRERHVKH from the coding sequence ATGAACACTCTCACTCACGCCCTACTCCCAGCCATCGTTGCAGGTTTATGCAATAAAAGCTATGCGGCTCCAGTGAAGAGAAAGAAGCTATTCACCGGTAGAGAAATCCTTTTAATCGCTTTATTGGGTGCTGCCCCAGACATCCTCAACCCGCACATCACGCTCGCGGCACGCTACACGAGTTGGTCTCACAGCATCGCAGTACTCCTCCCACTTTCTATGCTATTGGTCCTATGCTCAGGCTTGTTTAGAAAGCTACGCCCCAGACTGATCCCGTGGCTACTAGGAGCCTATGCACTACACCTTGCCTGCGACGCTATCACCGGGGGCATCGCATGGGCTTACCCATTCAGCAGCCACATCATCGGGAAAACTTACATCAGCTTTATCTACTGGATCCCTATCGACTTAACCCTCAGTATCGTAGCTTACTTTCTATTCCGAGCACTCCCTAACTATATGGAAAGTAGAGAGCGCCATGTAAAACACTAG